Proteins from one Pseudarthrobacter sp. BIM B-2242 genomic window:
- a CDS encoding class I SAM-dependent methyltransferase translates to MPQAPQDQIAPLLTSEGWELLASLGPYREDGAFELNSALRKAGHSPEMVSAVLTQSRLRTKAEAKFGEFARSMLFTQAGLEQATRLNVAARHAERFAQAGVRHVADLGCGLAADSLALASMDITVTAVEMDETTAACAMVNLIPFPNATVVHSDATTVPLDGIDGVWLDPARRVTSSSGTKRIWDPEAFSPPLSFVESLAATGRAVGVKMGPGMPHESVPAGCEAQWVSVGGDVTEVTLWFNSVSRPGIRRAALLLGPNGAAEITSAEDFGGGPAAPVGPAEGYLYEPDGAVIRAGLVADVALELGGHLLDEHIAYICAPELVDTPFARAYKVLEVMPYNVKALKSWVKENGITVLDIKKRGTSVTPEELRKQLFAGSKANSKKKAGTKTATLVLTRIGEDRVAISVEPV, encoded by the coding sequence ATGCCCCAAGCACCGCAGGACCAGATCGCCCCACTGCTGACCAGCGAAGGGTGGGAGCTGCTGGCGTCGCTGGGGCCGTACCGCGAGGACGGCGCCTTCGAGCTCAATTCGGCCCTCCGCAAGGCCGGGCACTCCCCCGAAATGGTCTCCGCTGTCCTCACCCAGTCCAGGCTTCGTACTAAGGCTGAGGCGAAGTTCGGGGAGTTCGCCCGGAGCATGCTGTTCACCCAGGCGGGCCTGGAGCAGGCCACCCGGCTCAACGTGGCGGCCCGGCACGCCGAACGCTTCGCGCAGGCCGGCGTCCGCCACGTGGCGGACCTGGGCTGCGGACTCGCCGCCGACTCCCTGGCCCTGGCATCGATGGACATCACCGTCACCGCCGTGGAAATGGACGAGACCACCGCCGCCTGCGCCATGGTCAACCTCATCCCGTTCCCCAACGCCACGGTGGTCCACTCCGACGCCACCACCGTTCCGCTGGACGGGATCGACGGCGTCTGGCTGGATCCCGCACGGCGGGTCACCTCCAGTTCGGGCACCAAGCGGATCTGGGATCCTGAGGCGTTTTCGCCGCCGCTGTCCTTTGTGGAATCCCTCGCGGCCACGGGGCGCGCCGTCGGGGTCAAGATGGGTCCCGGCATGCCGCACGAATCGGTGCCCGCCGGCTGCGAGGCGCAGTGGGTCTCGGTGGGCGGCGACGTCACCGAGGTGACCCTCTGGTTCAACTCCGTGAGCAGGCCGGGGATCCGCCGGGCCGCGTTGCTGCTCGGGCCGAACGGAGCCGCGGAGATCACCAGTGCGGAGGATTTCGGCGGCGGTCCCGCCGCCCCGGTGGGCCCGGCAGAGGGCTACCTGTACGAGCCCGATGGCGCCGTGATCCGCGCAGGCCTGGTGGCCGACGTCGCGCTTGAACTGGGCGGGCACCTGCTGGACGAGCACATCGCCTACATCTGCGCCCCGGAACTCGTGGACACCCCGTTCGCGCGGGCCTACAAGGTCCTGGAGGTGATGCCGTACAACGTCAAGGCACTCAAGTCCTGGGTCAAGGAGAACGGCATCACTGTCCTGGACATCAAAAAACGCGGCACATCCGTCACGCCCGAAGAACTGCGGAAACAGCTGTTCGCCGGCAGCAAGGCGAACAGCAAAAAGAAGGCCGGAACCAAAACAGCCACCCTCGTCCTCACCCGCATCGGGGAGGACCGGGTGGCCATCTCGGTGGAACCCGTCTAG
- a CDS encoding shikimate 5-dehydrogenase yields the protein MPILNKDMTLCISLSARPSNNGTRFHNHLYDQLDLNWIYKAFAPTDLAQAIAGVRGLGIRGCAVSMPYKEDVMALVDELDPSAKAIDSVNTIVNTDGHLKAYNTDYTAIEQLLKTNAVPTDYSVLVQGAGGMAKATVAALRDAGFSDVTVIARNETTGRALADQYGFRWRAALDGGTADVIINVTPIGMAAGPDVDSLSFPEEAIAAATVVFDVVALPAETPLIKAARAAGKKVITGAEVATIQALEQFVLYTGVRPTDEQVRAAEAFMRAQ from the coding sequence GTGCCCATTCTTAATAAAGACATGACCCTCTGCATCTCGTTGTCGGCCCGGCCCAGTAACAACGGGACCCGGTTCCACAACCACCTCTACGACCAGCTGGACCTGAACTGGATCTACAAGGCGTTCGCCCCGACGGACCTGGCCCAGGCCATTGCCGGGGTCCGCGGCCTGGGGATCCGCGGCTGCGCCGTATCCATGCCCTACAAGGAGGACGTGATGGCCCTCGTGGACGAGTTGGATCCCTCGGCCAAGGCCATCGACTCGGTCAACACCATCGTGAACACGGACGGTCACCTGAAGGCCTACAACACCGACTACACTGCGATTGAACAGCTGCTGAAAACCAACGCCGTGCCCACTGATTACTCGGTGCTGGTCCAGGGCGCCGGCGGCATGGCCAAGGCCACGGTTGCCGCGCTGCGTGACGCCGGTTTCTCCGACGTCACTGTCATCGCGCGGAACGAAACAACGGGCCGGGCGCTCGCGGACCAGTACGGCTTTCGGTGGCGGGCAGCGCTCGACGGCGGCACGGCTGACGTGATCATTAACGTCACGCCCATTGGGATGGCAGCAGGTCCCGACGTCGACTCCCTGTCCTTCCCGGAGGAGGCGATTGCCGCGGCCACAGTGGTGTTCGACGTCGTGGCGCTGCCGGCCGAGACCCCGCTGATCAAGGCGGCCCGCGCGGCCGGGAAGAAGGTCATCACCGGAGCGGAGGTGGCCACCATCCAGGCGCTTGAGCAGTTTGTCCTCTACACGGGTGTGCGTCCCACCGACGAGCAGGTCCGGGCCGCCGAGGCCTTCATGCGCGCCCAGTAG
- a CDS encoding glycoside hydrolase family 3 N-terminal domain-containing protein — MTVAEKAGQVLMPVYPGADPAAQAATIERLHLAGSIIMGDNIPLDAGGRADPAAMSAVNARLAQAARADGRPWPGLIGVDQEGGIVARLGAPLTEWPTPMSYGAAANGPLARDAGRAMAAELAPLGFTVDFAPDADVTIGPADPTIGARSLTGNPDQAGQLAVEFSQGMQEAGVLPAIKHFPGHGSVTVDSHQDLPVQPASIADLEARDWKPFRAAVAAGAPMIMTGHIAVPALEPGVPASLSKPTYAALRGMGFKGVAVTDALNMGAIQKQYPGGSAAPVALAAGADLLLMPADVGQAHAAIVGAVAAGTVPAARLDEAATRVATMMTWRGRAAATPGMTTPGAAPGSSGDTSARVSAAAVTVLSGHCAGPIASPGIRIAGGSDQDRARFAAAAAKDGLAVGQGPLVTLIGYGGRPAGGDVAVTLDAPWPLAGSAASVKVALYGRTPGAFDALVAVLTGKATAPGKLPAAVGSFPAGTGCP, encoded by the coding sequence ATGACCGTGGCGGAGAAGGCAGGCCAGGTGCTGATGCCCGTGTACCCCGGGGCCGACCCCGCAGCCCAGGCTGCCACCATCGAACGCCTGCACCTGGCCGGGTCCATCATTATGGGCGATAACATCCCCCTGGACGCGGGCGGCCGGGCTGACCCTGCAGCAATGTCAGCCGTAAACGCCCGGCTCGCGCAGGCTGCGCGCGCCGACGGCAGGCCATGGCCCGGGCTGATCGGCGTGGACCAGGAGGGCGGAATCGTGGCCCGGCTGGGCGCGCCGCTGACCGAGTGGCCAACACCCATGAGCTATGGAGCGGCAGCCAACGGTCCGCTTGCCAGGGACGCCGGCCGGGCCATGGCGGCCGAGCTCGCGCCGCTAGGCTTCACGGTTGACTTCGCGCCGGACGCCGACGTCACCATCGGCCCGGCGGATCCGACCATCGGGGCCCGGTCACTCACCGGAAACCCTGACCAGGCCGGGCAGCTGGCCGTGGAGTTTTCGCAAGGGATGCAGGAGGCCGGCGTCCTGCCGGCGATCAAGCATTTCCCGGGCCACGGCTCGGTGACCGTGGACTCCCACCAGGACCTCCCGGTTCAGCCCGCCAGCATCGCTGACCTCGAGGCCCGCGACTGGAAACCGTTCCGGGCAGCCGTCGCCGCCGGTGCCCCGATGATCATGACGGGGCACATTGCCGTGCCCGCGCTGGAACCCGGCGTCCCGGCGTCGTTATCAAAGCCGACGTACGCTGCCTTGCGGGGCATGGGCTTCAAGGGAGTGGCCGTGACAGACGCCCTGAACATGGGTGCCATCCAGAAGCAATATCCGGGCGGCTCGGCCGCTCCCGTAGCCCTCGCGGCCGGCGCGGACCTGTTGCTGATGCCCGCCGACGTGGGGCAGGCCCATGCGGCCATTGTGGGCGCGGTGGCTGCCGGAACAGTGCCTGCGGCGCGCCTTGATGAGGCGGCCACGAGGGTGGCCACGATGATGACCTGGCGCGGCCGCGCCGCAGCCACGCCGGGTATGACGACACCGGGAGCCGCCCCGGGCAGCAGTGGCGACACCTCGGCACGGGTCTCCGCCGCAGCCGTCACTGTGCTGTCCGGGCACTGTGCCGGGCCCATCGCGTCCCCCGGCATCCGGATCGCCGGCGGCTCTGACCAGGACCGTGCACGGTTCGCGGCGGCTGCGGCCAAGGACGGACTTGCTGTTGGGCAGGGTCCGCTGGTCACCCTGATCGGCTACGGCGGACGTCCCGCGGGAGGCGACGTCGCCGTGACGCTCGATGCACCCTGGCCGCTGGCAGGTTCCGCCGCGTCCGTGAAGGTCGCCCTGTACGGCAGGACGCCGGGCGCCTTCGATGCCCTGGTTGCCGTGCTCACCGGCAAGGCGACGGCCCCCGGGAAGTTGCCTGCCGCCGTCGGAAGCTTCCCGGCCGGCACCGGCTGCCCCTAA
- a CDS encoding glutamate--cysteine ligase, with product MKIDFASSKQSTLGVEWELALVNGQTGELASVANEVLRGVSAKHPELNEDDEHPHIKQELLLNTVELVTGICETAAEAKEDLSRSLAAVREITDPMGVEVFCAGSHPFSPPQLQPVTDKARYAKLIDRTQWWGRQMVIYGVHVHVGLDRREKALPVLDGLVNYFPHFQALSASSPYWGGEDTGYASHRALMFQQLPTAGLPFQFRSWEEYESYVQDMFTTGVIDTLSEIRWDIRPVPNLGTIEMRICDGLATLEEVGAIAALTQCLVDEFSTTLDNGGTIPTMPPWHIQENKWRAARYGMEAIIILDAAGNEQLVTDHLLETLNRLEPVAAKLGCPDELADVEKIIRRGAGYQRQRRVAAEHGGDLQAVVLDLVKQMRNGPTG from the coding sequence TTGAAGATTGATTTCGCTTCATCGAAGCAATCAACTCTTGGTGTGGAATGGGAGCTGGCCCTGGTCAACGGCCAGACCGGCGAACTGGCATCGGTGGCCAACGAGGTGCTGCGCGGCGTATCCGCCAAACACCCCGAACTCAATGAAGACGACGAGCACCCCCACATCAAGCAGGAACTGCTGCTGAACACGGTGGAACTTGTCACCGGGATCTGCGAGACCGCCGCCGAGGCCAAGGAAGACCTCAGCAGGTCCCTTGCCGCCGTCCGCGAGATCACCGATCCCATGGGCGTGGAAGTTTTCTGCGCAGGCAGCCACCCGTTCAGCCCCCCGCAGCTGCAGCCGGTTACGGACAAGGCCCGCTACGCGAAGCTGATTGACCGCACGCAGTGGTGGGGACGGCAGATGGTCATCTACGGCGTGCACGTGCATGTGGGCCTTGACCGGCGCGAAAAGGCCCTGCCGGTACTCGACGGCCTGGTCAACTACTTCCCGCATTTCCAGGCCCTCTCGGCCTCAAGCCCGTACTGGGGCGGTGAGGACACCGGCTACGCCTCCCACCGCGCCCTGATGTTCCAGCAGCTGCCGACGGCGGGCCTGCCCTTCCAGTTCCGGTCCTGGGAAGAATACGAGTCCTACGTCCAGGACATGTTCACCACCGGCGTGATCGACACCCTGTCCGAGATCCGCTGGGACATCCGCCCCGTACCCAACCTGGGCACTATCGAGATGCGCATCTGCGACGGCCTGGCCACCCTGGAGGAAGTTGGCGCCATCGCCGCCCTCACCCAATGCCTCGTGGACGAGTTCTCCACCACGCTGGACAACGGCGGGACCATCCCCACCATGCCGCCGTGGCACATCCAGGAGAACAAGTGGCGGGCCGCCCGCTACGGCATGGAAGCCATCATCATCCTTGACGCGGCCGGCAACGAGCAGCTTGTCACCGACCACCTGCTGGAAACCCTGAACCGGCTCGAACCCGTGGCCGCCAAGCTCGGCTGCCCTGATGAGCTGGCCGACGTCGAGAAGATAATCCGCCGCGGCGCCGGCTACCAGCGCCAGCGCCGCGTTGCTGCCGAGCACGGCGGGGACCTCCAGGCCGTGGTCCTGGACCTGGTCAAGCAGATGCGGAACGGGCCGACGGGCTGA
- a CDS encoding glycosyltransferase encodes MQILMITPGTRGDVAPMAGLGSRLRTLGFDVAIASNAAYAPVVTSAGCEHRELPGDMSHLVSPAPPGRKETGADLRSYMRELGDYFELAATGTLAAVEAGADVVLANSVAPFAYDVAEALGIPAIGAHLQPTEPSGAYPPVVLGSARSLGPAGNRLLGSLIAAGKAPYDAPSARVRQVLGLPGRSRAASERDRRKANSPVLHGISPTVFCRPADWRSGLALTGYWWPHAEPGWQPSSQLAAFLADGPPPVFFGFGSSAALDVDFMLDAARSAGVRAVLQGVQGVSGSKAISIGAVPHEWLFPQMAAVVHHAGAGTAAAGLRAGVPTVSVPIYTDQPFWAARIASLGAGPQPVPYRELTMERLAEAIRQAISTPDYAARARRLSAGLATEDGTAPVVAALRSATPEGTWRTS; translated from the coding sequence ATGCAGATACTCATGATCACGCCCGGCACCCGAGGCGATGTCGCCCCGATGGCAGGGCTGGGCAGCAGGCTTCGAACCCTGGGGTTTGATGTCGCCATCGCCTCCAATGCCGCCTATGCCCCGGTGGTCACCAGCGCCGGCTGCGAGCATCGGGAGCTGCCCGGGGACATGAGCCATCTGGTCAGCCCTGCGCCGCCAGGACGGAAAGAGACAGGCGCGGATCTGCGCAGCTATATGCGCGAACTTGGTGACTACTTTGAGCTGGCCGCAACCGGCACGCTGGCGGCCGTCGAAGCGGGAGCCGACGTGGTCCTGGCCAACTCGGTGGCCCCGTTCGCCTATGACGTGGCCGAAGCACTCGGGATTCCCGCCATCGGCGCCCATCTGCAGCCGACTGAGCCCAGCGGCGCGTACCCGCCCGTGGTTCTGGGGTCGGCCCGCAGCCTGGGGCCGGCCGGTAATAGGCTGCTTGGTTCGCTGATAGCAGCCGGGAAAGCGCCGTATGACGCCCCAAGCGCCCGGGTGCGGCAGGTGCTCGGCCTGCCCGGGAGGTCCCGGGCTGCCTCCGAACGGGACCGAAGGAAAGCCAACAGCCCCGTCCTCCACGGCATCAGCCCCACGGTGTTTTGCCGCCCGGCGGACTGGCGGTCCGGCCTCGCCCTGACCGGCTACTGGTGGCCGCACGCGGAGCCGGGCTGGCAGCCATCCAGCCAACTGGCAGCGTTCCTTGCGGACGGACCGCCCCCGGTCTTCTTCGGTTTCGGCAGCAGCGCGGCGCTGGACGTCGACTTTATGCTCGACGCTGCGCGAAGTGCCGGGGTGCGGGCCGTCCTGCAGGGCGTTCAGGGTGTCTCCGGGAGTAAGGCCATCAGCATCGGAGCGGTTCCCCATGAGTGGCTGTTCCCGCAGATGGCAGCGGTGGTCCACCACGCCGGAGCCGGGACCGCGGCGGCAGGCTTGCGTGCCGGCGTGCCGACGGTCAGCGTGCCGATCTACACGGACCAGCCGTTCTGGGCGGCCCGGATCGCTTCGCTCGGCGCAGGCCCCCAGCCGGTGCCCTACAGGGAACTCACCATGGAACGGCTGGCGGAGGCAATCAGGCAGGCAATTTCGACGCCGGACTACGCCGCGCGCGCACGCCGTCTGTCGGCGGGCCTCGCCACAGAAGATGGGACCGCGCCTGTGGTTGCAGCGCTCCGTTCCGCAACGCCGGAAGGTACTTGGCGCACTTCCTGA
- a CDS encoding TetR/AcrR family transcriptional regulator — protein sequence MAKDHPVDVWQRPERSGVGPKPGHSRHGIALAAIGIADRDGLASVSTRSVAASIGAGAATLYRYLKSHDELVEIMMDTASAEYDLGPSSEPPGIQLLNLAHQGRAIMHRHPWLAPLLLTRPSLGPNTLRYLERALAALQPVDLPGPAKMQTVAMLTAITSAYVQNELAAADSGNGDGVALARSKYVAEVLQSGDYPLLANALAGQQETGIPDKVFAGVITNYLAGAGVAVATVSD from the coding sequence ATGGCGAAGGATCACCCTGTAGATGTCTGGCAACGGCCGGAGCGTTCGGGCGTCGGGCCAAAACCGGGGCACTCGCGGCATGGAATCGCCCTGGCGGCGATCGGGATCGCCGACCGGGACGGACTGGCATCAGTGTCCACCCGCAGTGTCGCTGCAAGCATCGGAGCCGGCGCAGCCACCCTGTACCGCTACCTGAAATCGCACGACGAGCTCGTTGAAATCATGATGGACACGGCCAGTGCTGAATACGACCTCGGCCCTTCCAGTGAACCACCAGGCATTCAACTGCTGAACCTGGCGCACCAGGGCAGGGCTATCATGCACCGGCATCCCTGGCTGGCCCCGCTGCTGCTGACCCGTCCGTCCCTGGGGCCTAATACCCTCCGCTACCTGGAGCGCGCCTTGGCCGCCCTCCAGCCCGTGGACCTGCCCGGACCCGCCAAGATGCAGACGGTGGCCATGCTGACGGCCATCACATCCGCCTATGTACAGAATGAACTCGCCGCCGCGGACTCAGGAAACGGCGACGGCGTTGCACTGGCACGCTCGAAATATGTCGCCGAGGTCCTGCAATCAGGTGACTACCCGCTGCTGGCCAATGCACTTGCCGGACAGCAGGAAACCGGGATCCCGGACAAGGTATTTGCCGGTGTGATTACCAATTACCTGGCGGGGGCGGGCGTTGCGGTTGCCACAGTTTCCGATTGA
- the tsaD gene encoding tRNA (adenosine(37)-N6)-threonylcarbamoyltransferase complex transferase subunit TsaD codes for MNRSQPLVLGIESSCDETGVGIVRGTTLLTNTVSSSMDEHVRFGGVIPEIASRAHLDAFVPTLRQALSDAGVTLVDVDAIAVTSGPGLAGALMVGVCAAKALSVATGKPLYAINHLVAHVGVGLLDGAAAAPELPENLGALLVSGGHTEILKINSITDDVRLLGSTIDDAAGEAYDKVARILGLGYPGGPAIDKLARTGNAKAIRFPRGLSQPKYMGTAEEPGPHRYDWSFSGLKTAVARCVEQFEARGEAVPVADIAAAFQEAVVDVITSKAVLACREHGIKDVLLGGGVAANSRLRELTGQRCASAGIRLHVPPLDLCTDNGAMVAALGAQLVMAGVGPSGIRFAPDSSMPVTAVSLPA; via the coding sequence ATGAACCGCTCGCAGCCACTGGTGCTGGGCATCGAATCTTCCTGCGACGAGACCGGCGTGGGCATCGTCCGCGGCACCACGCTGCTCACCAACACCGTGTCCTCCTCGATGGACGAGCACGTCCGTTTTGGCGGCGTCATCCCTGAGATCGCGTCCCGCGCGCACCTTGACGCGTTTGTGCCAACGCTGCGGCAGGCCCTGTCCGATGCCGGCGTGACGCTAGTCGACGTCGACGCCATCGCCGTCACCTCGGGACCAGGGCTCGCCGGCGCGCTCATGGTGGGGGTCTGTGCTGCAAAGGCACTGTCCGTGGCCACGGGCAAACCGCTGTATGCGATCAACCACCTGGTGGCGCACGTCGGCGTCGGGCTGCTGGACGGTGCCGCGGCTGCCCCGGAGCTCCCGGAAAACCTCGGCGCGCTGCTGGTCTCCGGCGGCCACACCGAGATCCTGAAGATCAACAGCATTACCGACGACGTCCGGCTCCTCGGCTCAACCATCGACGACGCCGCCGGCGAGGCCTACGACAAGGTGGCCCGCATCCTGGGCCTCGGCTATCCGGGCGGCCCGGCCATCGACAAGCTGGCCCGCACCGGAAACGCCAAGGCCATCCGTTTCCCGCGCGGCCTCAGCCAGCCGAAATACATGGGTACCGCCGAGGAACCCGGCCCGCACCGCTACGACTGGTCCTTCAGCGGCCTGAAGACCGCCGTCGCCCGCTGCGTGGAGCAGTTCGAAGCCCGGGGCGAGGCGGTCCCCGTGGCGGACATTGCCGCGGCATTCCAGGAAGCCGTGGTGGACGTCATTACGTCCAAGGCCGTGCTGGCCTGCCGGGAGCACGGCATTAAGGACGTGCTGCTGGGCGGGGGAGTGGCGGCCAACTCGAGGCTGCGCGAGCTCACCGGCCAGCGGTGTGCGTCCGCCGGCATCAGACTCCACGTGCCGCCCCTGGACCTGTGCACGGACAACGGGGCCATGGTGGCGGCGTTGGGAGCGCAGCTGGTGATGGCGGGGGTCGGGCCGAGCGGGATCCGCTTCGCTCCCGACTCATCCATGCCGGTCACCGCGGTGTCCCTGCCCGCCTAG
- the rimI gene encoding ribosomal protein S18-alanine N-acetyltransferase, which translates to MSTPGGTGRSGDDGVVFRDMTLEDVPTVNALEQRLFPADAWPLEMFLAELAQPGTRRYLVAESGGGIVGYAGLMCIEPIADVQTIAVVPEHEGRGIGSALLTRLIDEARRRRAADVLLEVREDNPRAQQLYVRFGFEQIHVRRKYYRDGVDALIMRLQLVPDGSVPGSAPADPTRAADPTRAADPTPEAGSPTKADQA; encoded by the coding sequence ATGAGCACGCCCGGCGGTACCGGCCGCTCCGGCGACGACGGCGTGGTCTTTCGGGACATGACCCTGGAGGACGTTCCCACGGTCAATGCCCTCGAACAGCGGCTGTTCCCGGCGGATGCCTGGCCGCTGGAGATGTTCCTCGCGGAATTGGCCCAGCCCGGGACACGGCGCTACCTCGTGGCAGAAAGCGGCGGGGGCATTGTGGGCTACGCCGGCCTGATGTGCATCGAACCCATCGCGGACGTCCAGACCATCGCCGTCGTGCCTGAACACGAGGGACGGGGCATCGGCTCGGCCCTCCTGACCCGGCTGATCGACGAGGCACGCCGCCGCCGCGCAGCCGATGTGCTGCTGGAGGTCCGCGAAGACAACCCGCGGGCGCAGCAGCTGTACGTGCGGTTCGGCTTCGAACAGATCCATGTGCGGCGAAAGTACTACCGCGACGGCGTTGACGCCCTCATTATGCGGCTGCAGCTGGTGCCCGACGGCTCTGTGCCCGGCTCTGCGCCCGCCGACCCCACGCGCGCCGCCGACCCCACGCGCGCCGCCGACCCCACACCTGAAGCCGGCTCACCAACGAAAGCAGACCAGGCATGA
- the tsaB gene encoding tRNA (adenosine(37)-N6)-threonylcarbamoyltransferase complex dimerization subunit type 1 TsaB, which produces MLILAIDTSAVASAALVSDDALEGVVASFATEDTRSHAEVLAPGIEDLLASAGVTGQDIDAIVTGVGPGPFTGLRSGIATARTLAFVWDKPLYGLMSLDAVALEVAESTDAAAEFLVVTDARRKEVYWARYSLAEGQLPQLEDGPHVGFAADLPDLPAYGAGAGLYSDVLRADPDFSTEQPDALYLGQFALARLASGGQLLDSTPLYLRESDAQVPGPRKRAL; this is translated from the coding sequence ATGCTCATCCTTGCCATCGACACCTCGGCCGTCGCCAGCGCCGCCCTGGTCTCGGACGATGCCCTCGAAGGCGTGGTGGCCAGCTTCGCCACGGAAGACACCCGCAGCCACGCCGAAGTCCTGGCCCCCGGCATCGAGGACCTGCTCGCCTCGGCCGGCGTCACCGGACAGGACATCGACGCGATTGTCACGGGCGTGGGCCCGGGCCCGTTCACCGGCCTGCGCTCAGGGATAGCCACCGCGCGGACCCTCGCCTTCGTCTGGGACAAGCCGCTCTACGGGCTGATGAGCCTCGACGCCGTCGCGCTGGAAGTGGCCGAATCCACCGACGCGGCTGCCGAGTTCCTGGTGGTCACCGACGCGCGGCGCAAAGAGGTTTACTGGGCCCGCTACAGCCTTGCCGAGGGGCAGCTTCCGCAGCTGGAAGACGGCCCGCACGTGGGCTTTGCCGCGGACCTGCCGGATCTGCCGGCGTACGGCGCCGGTGCCGGGCTGTACAGTGACGTCCTGCGGGCAGACCCCGACTTCAGCACGGAACAGCCCGACGCCCTGTACCTCGGGCAGTTCGCGCTGGCCCGGCTCGCGTCCGGCGGGCAGCTGCTGGACTCCACACCCCTGTACCTCCGGGAATCGGACGCCCAGGTGCCCGGGCCGCGGAAGCGGGCGCTATGA
- the tsaE gene encoding tRNA (adenosine(37)-N6)-threonylcarbamoyltransferase complex ATPase subunit type 1 TsaE: MTASAQAEVPAWEQTLKVTTADQTHALGAALGEMLQAGDLLVLTGELGAGKTTFTQGLGEGLGVRAGIISPTFVLVRIHPNLPDGPRPGGPDLVHVDAYRLGSASEIDDIDLENTLDSSVTVVEWGRGRVEHLTDSRLEVDLHRPIGLDAVGASEPIPGHTDVLDFDTGDDDEPRTIVMRGFGPRWSTKPVLGGFEGTS, from the coding sequence GTGACGGCGTCGGCGCAGGCGGAGGTGCCTGCCTGGGAACAGACGCTCAAGGTGACGACGGCGGACCAGACCCACGCGCTCGGCGCGGCGTTGGGCGAGATGCTGCAGGCGGGGGACCTGCTGGTGCTGACCGGCGAGCTGGGTGCCGGGAAAACCACGTTCACCCAGGGCCTCGGTGAGGGCCTGGGCGTCCGCGCGGGCATCATTTCGCCCACGTTTGTCCTGGTCCGGATCCATCCCAACCTGCCTGACGGCCCGCGCCCCGGCGGCCCGGATCTGGTGCACGTTGATGCGTACCGGCTGGGCTCGGCGTCGGAAATTGACGATATCGACTTGGAAAACACGCTGGATTCGTCCGTGACGGTGGTGGAGTGGGGGCGCGGCCGGGTGGAGCACCTGACCGACAGCCGCCTGGAAGTGGACCTGCACCGCCCTATCGGACTCGACGCGGTGGGAGCCTCCGAGCCGATCCCCGGTCACACCGACGTCCTGGACTTTGACACCGGGGACGACGACGAACCGCGCACCATCGTGATGCGCGGCTTCGGCCCCCGCTGGAGCACCAAGCCCGTCCTCGGCGGATTCGAAGGGACATCCTGA